In a single window of the Hyalangium gracile genome:
- a CDS encoding DUF1549 domain-containing protein, protein MAALLLATRSSAEEAVCAPVAKVPLERYLRQLSLDLLGRPPTIEEYRAYQAKGSVSEEDIRQMMSSEEFYERMRDYHHALLRSNISASVNDNGDSRLSNSGGEFVHDATKGTKRYEPYELRGNTSTAVRGVNGQGCDTLILQSACGAGGRPLQDPHADDLTVEACYDEMGVPLPVSFDYDTNFYACERLDATNANITSCDASMLRLAGKEEKYGYFCDMRWLASDRKLHPYLCKPDPNKNTTGALTQEIMNAAGTKVVAFAHPNPPTGTSLTRLDRCTLEQPARNGVKGTYAPQRGCIQREGVEKRPAPFFHADPAAQVAVCAVEAQERTSNPWTMESCETARFSRDRTCGCGPGMRRCEVAAVHTARVAAINEEPSRITDSVVRNDEPYFNILTTRRSFVNGTLSEFYRQQQGVGIFTVTSPANPDLIPSIPYTQPTTWQEYTRDSHHSGVLTTPSFLYRFPTQRARVNHFYEAFLCKTFVPSSDPLPPPEDNCNRENNLAKKCGCSYCHATIEPTGAHWGRYDERNALFLNPERFPRLDPKCRDCALAGDTNCGGECSQYVMQAYDGDGANSLGMLKTYLYRTPEEEANIQSGPQLLVERMLQTGDLERCTVKRIWHEFLGRPMTTEEQRLYLQQLSEDFSRSNYSLKTLIQKLLMTDAYRRID, encoded by the coding sequence ATGGCCGCGCTGTTGCTGGCTACCCGCTCCTCGGCCGAGGAAGCGGTCTGTGCCCCAGTCGCCAAGGTCCCCTTGGAGCGGTACCTGCGCCAGCTGTCGCTGGATCTGCTCGGCCGCCCCCCCACCATCGAGGAGTACCGGGCCTACCAGGCCAAGGGCTCCGTCTCCGAGGAAGACATCCGCCAGATGATGAGCTCGGAGGAGTTCTACGAGCGCATGCGCGACTATCACCACGCGCTGCTGCGCTCGAACATCTCCGCCAGCGTCAATGACAACGGCGACTCGCGCCTGTCGAACTCGGGCGGCGAGTTCGTCCACGACGCCACCAAGGGCACCAAGCGCTACGAGCCGTACGAGCTGCGCGGCAACACCAGCACCGCCGTGCGCGGCGTCAACGGCCAGGGCTGCGACACCCTCATCCTCCAGAGCGCCTGCGGCGCCGGTGGCCGCCCGCTGCAGGATCCGCACGCGGACGACCTGACCGTCGAGGCCTGCTACGACGAGATGGGCGTCCCGCTGCCGGTCAGCTTCGACTACGACACCAACTTCTACGCCTGCGAGCGGCTGGACGCGACCAACGCCAACATCACCTCGTGCGACGCCAGCATGCTGAGGTTGGCGGGCAAGGAAGAGAAGTACGGGTACTTCTGCGACATGCGGTGGCTGGCGAGCGATCGCAAGCTCCACCCGTACCTGTGCAAGCCGGACCCGAACAAGAACACCACCGGCGCGCTGACGCAGGAGATCATGAACGCGGCGGGCACCAAGGTGGTGGCCTTCGCGCACCCCAACCCGCCGACGGGCACCTCGCTGACGCGGCTGGACCGGTGCACGCTGGAGCAGCCGGCGCGCAACGGCGTCAAGGGCACCTACGCTCCCCAGCGCGGCTGCATCCAGCGCGAGGGCGTGGAGAAGCGGCCCGCGCCCTTCTTCCACGCGGACCCCGCGGCGCAGGTGGCCGTGTGCGCGGTGGAGGCGCAGGAGCGCACCAGCAACCCGTGGACGATGGAGTCCTGCGAGACGGCGCGCTTCAGCCGCGACCGCACCTGCGGCTGCGGCCCGGGCATGCGCCGCTGCGAGGTGGCCGCCGTGCACACCGCGCGCGTGGCCGCCATCAACGAGGAGCCCTCGCGCATCACCGACTCGGTGGTCCGCAATGACGAGCCGTACTTCAACATCCTCACCACGCGTCGCTCCTTCGTGAACGGCACGCTGTCCGAGTTCTACCGCCAGCAGCAGGGCGTGGGCATCTTCACCGTCACCTCGCCCGCCAACCCGGACCTCATCCCGTCCATTCCCTACACGCAGCCGACCACGTGGCAGGAGTACACGCGGGACTCGCACCACTCGGGCGTGCTCACCACGCCGTCGTTCCTCTACCGCTTCCCCACGCAGCGGGCGCGCGTGAACCACTTCTACGAGGCCTTCCTCTGCAAGACGTTCGTGCCCTCGTCGGACCCGCTGCCGCCGCCGGAGGACAACTGCAACCGCGAGAACAACCTGGCCAAGAAGTGCGGCTGCAGCTACTGCCACGCCACCATCGAGCCCACCGGCGCGCACTGGGGCCGCTATGACGAGCGCAACGCGCTCTTCCTCAACCCGGAGCGCTTCCCCCGCCTGGATCCGAAGTGCCGCGACTGCGCCCTGGCCGGCGACACCAACTGCGGCGGCGAGTGCTCCCAGTACGTCATGCAGGCCTACGACGGCGACGGCGCCAACTCGCTGGGCATGCTCAAGACGTACCTGTACCGCACCCCGGAGGAGGAGGCGAACATCCAGAGCGGCCCGCAGCTGCTGGTGGAGCGCATGCTCCAGACGGGTGACCTGGAGCGCTGCACCGTCAAGCGCATCTGGCACGAGTTCCTCGGCCGGCCGATGACGACCGAGGAGCAGCGGCTGTACCTGCAGCAGCTGTCCGAGGACTTCTCTCGAAGCAACTACAGCCTCAAGACCCTCATCCAGAAGCTCCTGATGACGGACGCCTACCGGAGGATCGACTGA
- a CDS encoding FG-GAP-like repeat-containing protein, giving the protein MSRLLARAICVLALLSQACGGEEDPKPPEPPVVDPCEGLPPLTLKAEPARQRVAGAVNLTATGGSGFYRFRAEPGGSTGEVIGRRFIAGPTPSTDTLVVEDLQCSGSAQATVQVLAAFDVSPSRAMVRPGTSFQVETAGLLGNAEFTLPSGPTGSTITTSGVYTAGPNPGTDLVRVRDLQSGDVAVLEFQVSASARLRGNPSVMALPSGSSIPLGTTGGSDGVTWTKVSGPGSIVGGSFQSQAGSTGVTVLEATDRFTKDTARISIRVLDELKRPSLPHGRLTDVATVVAADFDGDGLQDVAVGQRESDLNRPLGGAVFIFQGTSSGLSQQPAWVLTGQTDTAAFGDMLAAGDLDKDGRAELAVGSPGADITGADSGAVYLYRWGDSGPELMRPPLTAVARGGAFSTGLAMADADGDGDLDLIVGAPAGDLAPSAQVSRRGTVEIFSVTPGQPIPDLPAIRLGGSDLSNAGVRMSRSNTDLGRAIVAADFNGDGLTDIAALSKVSRYNADGTLASATSLVSVSVFFGRAEGTRFREIPDVYVLPMNTADGNEGTWRLGVAPAEAGRPALLMTVADRADSPNLSSSGGNPAAADAGGALLFNLSAYKPTGEPADKPVQLPRAAAFASIYGEAANIFAGRSFAVGDVDGQPGSELLLGAPYASAPPNNSVRYAGRVLAYPLASLTQGAAINKPLAVIHGQNKSDVLGVGLASWSGPGGAGLVAFSGRASSEAGAFTGRLEAFTRAGASLAEWTRSALAVPAKPAVERFGETVAAATGVGGRAFALVGSPGYSGAGTQGDGNDLNVGRAFTYDATQGTPAAMVAEGASAPVVKGRNVGTDVTFTDFNGDGRPDAVVGAPGFTVPSASQTADLAVYAAQKTGCIATGTQGVGGLLVSLQQTDGSFKDAYRLWAPLQIPGCTPETDARCRRAQIGRGVVGGFDFNGDGLKDIGALRNNGFEVFLGRAADDSSLTKLTMGCDPLYFTDGSGTRQTSVPTALGDLNADGCEEVAWRYTETNRSGIIILFGYNPAGGRCGGRTTASWVRLAADGEVGGNFLGLGVAIARAGRFLNDGKERLAVSATSVPFDDVTQPAVLLFETAQLVAKRPASGEALVGAVGTGLSTVTLVHRTRAVNFGRALEGGRDLSGDNIPDLIVSATGASEASDGGGAVYIYAGGAESKGKLTPWLTIAGDVTERSNFGQDLALTPGGQGSPPTLVIGAPTSYRSGTQNGTAFALPLAF; this is encoded by the coding sequence ATGTCCCGACTGCTCGCTCGCGCGATCTGTGTGCTCGCGCTCCTGTCCCAGGCCTGTGGTGGCGAAGAGGACCCCAAGCCGCCGGAGCCGCCCGTGGTGGACCCCTGCGAGGGGCTGCCGCCGCTGACGCTGAAGGCCGAGCCGGCCCGTCAGCGCGTGGCGGGCGCGGTGAACCTCACCGCCACGGGAGGCAGCGGCTTCTACCGCTTCCGCGCGGAGCCGGGTGGCTCCACCGGAGAGGTGATCGGCCGCCGCTTCATCGCCGGGCCCACGCCCTCCACGGACACCCTGGTGGTGGAGGATCTGCAGTGCTCCGGCTCCGCGCAGGCCACGGTGCAGGTGCTGGCGGCCTTCGACGTGTCGCCGTCCCGGGCGATGGTGCGCCCTGGCACCAGCTTCCAGGTGGAGACCGCGGGGCTGCTCGGCAACGCCGAGTTCACCCTGCCGTCCGGCCCCACGGGCAGCACCATCACGACGAGCGGCGTCTACACCGCGGGGCCCAACCCGGGCACGGACCTGGTGCGGGTGAGGGATCTCCAGTCCGGGGACGTGGCGGTGCTCGAGTTTCAGGTGAGCGCCAGCGCGAGGCTGCGCGGCAACCCGTCGGTGATGGCGCTGCCGTCTGGCTCCTCCATCCCGCTGGGCACCACGGGCGGTAGCGACGGGGTGACGTGGACGAAGGTGTCCGGCCCGGGCTCCATCGTGGGCGGCTCCTTCCAGTCCCAGGCGGGCTCCACGGGCGTGACGGTGCTGGAGGCGACGGACCGCTTCACCAAGGACACGGCGCGCATCTCCATCCGCGTGCTGGACGAGCTGAAGCGCCCCTCGCTGCCCCACGGGCGGCTGACGGACGTGGCCACCGTCGTCGCCGCCGACTTCGACGGAGACGGCCTGCAGGACGTGGCCGTGGGCCAGCGCGAGAGCGATCTCAACCGGCCGCTGGGCGGCGCGGTGTTCATCTTCCAGGGCACCTCCTCGGGGCTCTCGCAGCAGCCGGCGTGGGTGCTGACGGGCCAGACGGACACGGCGGCCTTCGGCGACATGCTGGCGGCGGGTGACCTGGACAAGGACGGGCGCGCGGAGCTGGCGGTGGGCTCGCCTGGCGCGGACATCACCGGCGCGGACTCGGGCGCGGTGTACCTGTACCGCTGGGGGGACAGCGGGCCGGAGCTCATGCGGCCGCCGCTCACCGCCGTGGCGCGCGGTGGCGCCTTCAGCACGGGCCTGGCCATGGCGGACGCGGATGGAGACGGGGACCTGGACCTCATCGTCGGCGCGCCCGCGGGAGACCTGGCGCCCTCGGCCCAGGTGTCCCGCCGCGGCACGGTGGAGATCTTCTCCGTGACGCCGGGCCAGCCCATCCCGGACCTGCCGGCCATCCGCCTGGGCGGCTCGGACCTGTCGAATGCGGGCGTGCGCATGTCCCGCAGCAACACGGACCTGGGCCGCGCCATCGTGGCGGCGGACTTCAACGGGGACGGGCTCACGGACATCGCGGCGCTGAGCAAGGTGTCCCGCTACAACGCGGACGGCACCCTGGCCTCGGCCACGTCCCTGGTGTCGGTGTCGGTGTTCTTCGGCCGCGCCGAGGGGACGCGCTTCCGGGAGATCCCGGACGTGTACGTGCTGCCCATGAACACGGCGGACGGCAACGAGGGCACCTGGCGCCTGGGCGTGGCTCCGGCCGAGGCCGGCCGGCCCGCGCTGCTCATGACGGTGGCGGACCGCGCGGACTCGCCGAACCTGAGCTCCAGCGGGGGCAACCCGGCGGCCGCGGATGCGGGTGGGGCGCTCCTCTTCAACCTGAGCGCCTACAAGCCCACGGGTGAGCCCGCGGACAAGCCCGTCCAGCTGCCGCGCGCCGCGGCCTTCGCCAGCATCTACGGTGAGGCGGCCAACATCTTCGCGGGCCGGAGCTTCGCGGTGGGCGACGTGGACGGACAGCCGGGCTCGGAGCTGCTGCTCGGCGCGCCGTATGCCTCCGCTCCGCCGAACAACAGCGTGCGTTACGCCGGCCGGGTGCTGGCCTACCCGCTGGCCTCGCTGACGCAGGGCGCCGCCATCAACAAGCCGCTGGCGGTGATCCACGGGCAGAACAAGTCGGACGTGCTGGGCGTGGGCCTGGCCTCCTGGAGCGGGCCGGGTGGAGCGGGGCTGGTGGCCTTCTCCGGGCGTGCGTCGTCGGAGGCCGGGGCCTTCACCGGACGGCTGGAGGCCTTCACGCGGGCGGGCGCGTCGCTCGCCGAGTGGACGCGGAGCGCGCTGGCGGTGCCGGCGAAGCCCGCGGTGGAGCGCTTCGGAGAGACGGTGGCGGCGGCGACGGGCGTGGGCGGTCGCGCCTTCGCGCTCGTCGGCTCGCCGGGCTACTCGGGGGCTGGGACGCAGGGCGACGGCAATGATCTCAACGTCGGCCGGGCCTTCACCTACGACGCGACGCAGGGCACGCCGGCGGCCATGGTGGCCGAGGGCGCCAGCGCGCCGGTGGTGAAGGGGCGCAACGTGGGCACGGACGTGACGTTCACGGACTTCAACGGCGACGGGCGCCCCGACGCGGTGGTGGGGGCTCCGGGCTTCACGGTGCCGAGCGCCTCGCAGACGGCGGACCTCGCGGTGTACGCCGCGCAGAAGACGGGGTGCATCGCGACGGGCACCCAGGGCGTGGGCGGCCTGCTGGTGTCGCTGCAGCAGACGGACGGCTCCTTCAAGGATGCCTACCGCCTGTGGGCGCCGCTGCAGATCCCGGGCTGCACGCCGGAGACGGACGCGCGCTGCCGGCGGGCGCAGATCGGCCGCGGCGTGGTGGGCGGCTTCGACTTCAACGGCGATGGCCTCAAGGACATCGGCGCGCTGCGCAACAACGGCTTCGAGGTGTTCCTCGGGCGCGCGGCGGATGACAGCTCGCTGACGAAGCTGACGATGGGGTGCGATCCGCTCTACTTCACGGATGGCTCCGGGACGCGGCAGACGTCCGTGCCGACGGCGCTGGGAGACCTGAACGCGGACGGCTGCGAAGAGGTGGCCTGGCGGTACACGGAGACGAACCGCTCAGGCATCATCATCCTCTTCGGCTACAACCCGGCCGGCGGCCGCTGCGGTGGGCGGACGACGGCTTCGTGGGTGCGGCTGGCGGCGGACGGCGAGGTGGGCGGGAACTTCCTGGGGCTGGGCGTGGCGATCGCCCGGGCCGGCAGGTTCCTCAACGATGGGAAGGAGCGCCTGGCCGTCAGCGCGACGAGCGTGCCGTTCGACGACGTGACGCAGCCGGCGGTGCTGCTCTTCGAGACCGCGCAGCTGGTGGCGAAGCGGCCCGCGTCGGGCGAGGCGCTGGTGGGCGCGGTGGGCACCGGGCTGTCCACGGTGACGCTGGTGCACCGCACGCGCGCGGTGAACTTCGGGCGCGCGCTCGAGGGCGGCCGGGACTTGTCGGGTGAC
- a CDS encoding DUF1501 domain-containing protein, which yields MKKNPNSPSPERRRFLKAAAGFMGATLFGGIPFRAFAQATNLAAPDRCFVFVYFNGGWDQLLAFDPRDPTEFTPERASETRILPGYNLINDSRFSAMPLVPEKGGVRSNIAFGPAVGRLSEHFDLMTVVRGINMTTLGHDVGFRYFLTGKRPIGSAARGSSTATEIVGQFKPAVPIPSVAYNIESYNDRYPGFANSLRVSRTEDMLLTLSPSPTALDSELEKQLVDFRGQPISCEAAAYGARGVGTTYENSRDQMQAVLSNKLDQSFRFESPTDPYAAEVRQRYNLPTTKPGNGYDSTEAGRAALVATALKKGISQCVSINLTGGLDTHFGTQLTHANNQRRGFDALALLVDDLRASPHPAGGNFMDHTTIMVFSEFSRTPLINASGGRDHHLSNSCLLMGAGVRHNYVYGASGDIGMSPGTFDLRTGQATPTGENILPEHVIATVLASAKLDYSITRVSPLQPILA from the coding sequence ATGAAGAAGAACCCGAACTCTCCCAGCCCCGAGCGCCGCCGCTTCCTGAAGGCCGCCGCGGGCTTCATGGGTGCCACCCTCTTCGGGGGCATCCCCTTCCGCGCCTTCGCGCAGGCGACGAACCTGGCTGCGCCGGACCGTTGCTTCGTCTTCGTGTACTTCAACGGCGGCTGGGATCAGCTGCTGGCGTTCGATCCCAGGGATCCGACGGAGTTCACGCCGGAGCGGGCGTCCGAGACGCGCATCCTGCCGGGCTACAACCTCATCAACGACTCGCGCTTCTCGGCCATGCCGCTGGTGCCGGAGAAGGGCGGGGTGCGCTCCAACATCGCCTTCGGGCCCGCGGTGGGCCGGCTGTCGGAGCACTTCGACCTGATGACCGTGGTGCGCGGCATCAACATGACGACGCTGGGCCACGACGTGGGCTTCCGCTACTTCCTCACGGGCAAGCGGCCCATCGGCAGCGCGGCGCGCGGCTCGTCCACCGCGACGGAGATCGTCGGCCAGTTCAAGCCGGCGGTGCCCATCCCCTCGGTGGCCTACAACATCGAGTCGTACAACGACCGCTACCCCGGCTTCGCCAACTCGCTGCGCGTCAGCCGCACCGAGGACATGCTGCTGACGCTGTCGCCGAGCCCCACGGCGCTGGACAGCGAGCTGGAGAAGCAGCTGGTGGACTTCCGCGGCCAGCCCATCTCCTGCGAGGCGGCGGCCTACGGCGCGCGCGGCGTGGGCACCACGTACGAGAACAGCCGGGACCAGATGCAGGCGGTGCTCTCCAACAAGCTGGACCAGTCGTTCCGCTTCGAGAGCCCGACCGACCCGTACGCGGCGGAGGTGCGCCAGCGCTACAACCTGCCGACCACCAAGCCCGGCAACGGCTACGACTCCACCGAGGCGGGCCGCGCGGCGCTGGTGGCCACCGCGCTGAAGAAGGGCATCAGCCAGTGCGTGTCCATCAACCTCACGGGCGGCCTGGACACGCACTTCGGCACGCAGCTGACGCACGCCAACAACCAGCGCCGCGGCTTCGACGCGCTGGCCCTGCTGGTGGATGACCTGCGCGCCTCGCCGCACCCGGCGGGCGGCAACTTCATGGACCACACCACCATCATGGTGTTCTCCGAGTTCTCCCGTACCCCGCTCATCAACGCCAGCGGCGGCCGGGACCACCACCTGTCCAACAGCTGCCTGCTGATGGGCGCCGGGGTGCGGCACAACTACGTGTACGGCGCGAGCGGTGACATCGGCATGTCGCCGGGCACGTTCGACCTGCGCACGGGCCAGGCCACGCCGACCGGTGAGAACATCCTGCCGGAGCACGTCATCGCCACGGTGCTGGCGTCCGCGAAGCTGGACTACTCCATCACGCGCGTGTCGCCCCTGCAGCCCATCCTCGCCTGA